The Tamandua tetradactyla isolate mTamTet1 chromosome 8, mTamTet1.pri, whole genome shotgun sequence genome includes a window with the following:
- the CD59 gene encoding CD59 glycoprotein, with protein sequence MGSKGRLVLLGLLLFLAALCHSGYSLQCYTCITPPSKCTMVSNCSQNLDACLLAEAGSKRYYQCWKFQDCNFDHISKSLGEKELKYNCCQKNLCNGQGALTLPVKTFLLVASLLAAWNVSL encoded by the exons ATGGGAAGCAAAGGAAGATTGGTCCTGCTTGGGCTCCTGCTCTTTCTGGCTGCCCTCTGCCATTCAG GTTATAGCCTACAGTGCTACACCTGTATTACACCACCTTCGAAGTGCACCATGGTCAGCAATTGTTCACAAAATTTGGATGCATGTCTCCTGGCCGAAGCTG GCTCAAAACGATATTACCAGTGTTGGAAGTTTCAAGATTGCAATTTTGATCACATTTCAAAATCCCTGGGAGAGAAAGAGCTGAAGTACAACTGCTGCCAGAAAAACCTGTGTAATGGTCAAGGGGCGCTGACCTTGCCGGTGAAAACATTCCTGCTGGTGGCCTCACTGCTGGCAGCCTGGAATGTCTCTCTCTAA